The following is a genomic window from Acidimicrobium ferrooxidans DSM 10331.
CAACGCCCGGACGGCACGGACCTACGAGGACCTCGGCCTCTTCAGCGCCGACACGGTCCTCGGCGACGACCTGGCCGAGGTGTTCAACTACCTCACCGGATTCTCGCACCCGAATCGGTTGCGGCGCGTCGTGCTCGCTCCCCAGCAGCTGCGCGGGTGGTTGCTCGAGCGCATCGCCCGAGAGCGCGATCGCGGACCGAGCGGACGCATTCGCTTCAAGGTGAACTCGCTCGTCGATCCCGAGATCATCGATGCGCTCTACGACGCGTCGGCGGCCGGCACTCCCGTCGAGGGTGTGGTCCGGGGCCTGTGCTCGGCTCGCGTGGGGGTCGAGGGGCTCTCGGAGCACCTTCGGATCCGATCGATCGTGGGGAGCTTCCTCGAGCATTCACGGATCTACGTCTTCGGCCAAGGACCCGACGCCGATGTGGCGATCGCCTCGGCCGATCTCATGCAGCGCAATCTCGATCGGCGCGTCGAGCTGTTGATCCCGCTCGAGGCGCCGGCGACTCGAGCGCGCGTGGAGCACATCCTCGATCTCGCCTTCGCGGACGACACCTACGCATGGGAGCTCACCGCCGATGGCCGCTGGCATCGTCAACGCGGTGGCGAGGGCATCTCGCTCCAGCGGCGGCTCAACGACGAGGCGGGGGCTCGGGGGTGAGCGAAGGCGCGATCGGGACCGAGCGGGAACTGAAGTTCCGCCCGCGCGACGTCGACGAGGCACGAGTCCTCGTCGCCAGGTTCCGTGACCGGCTCGGTCTGCCTGCGGCCCCCGCGGTGACGACCACGCTCGAGTCGCGCTACCTCGACACGGCCGATCACCAGCTCGCGCGCTGCGGCCTTGGCGTGCGAGCCCGCTGGGCGCTCGAGGCTTTGGATCCCGAGGCCGCACGCTGGACGGCCAAGCTCGCACTCGAAGAGGACGACGGCACCTACGTGTCGGTCGAGTTCGAGGTCGACGGCGAGCGCGAGCGCCTCCCGGCCGAGATCGCTGGTCGGCTTCGGAGCGTCGTCGGATCGGCGCGGTTGGTGGAGCTCGCGCGGATTCGCAACCACCGTACCAGCTGGCGCGATGCGACCGGTGGTGTCGAGATCGAGCTCGACGTGGTGGACGTGCTCGCTCCGCGAACTGGGCACTTCGTCGAGGTCGAGGTCGAGGTCGCCGACGACGAGCAGCTGCGCGCGCTGCGGCGCTGGGTCGGGGCGGTCCCGGTGTCGACGACCCACAAGCTCGGCGCGGCCCTCGGGCAGGTCGTGAGCGTCGATCCGGAGTGCGTCGCGCGGGTGCGTGCCCTCCTCGAGGCGCCGAGCGACCCCGGCTGGTGCGAGGAGCCTGCTCCATGGGCACGCTGAGTGCGGCGGCGATCGATCTCGGCTCCAACTCGTTCCATCTCGTCGTGGCGCGGGTGCGTCCGGAGCGCCTCCTCGAGCCCGTCTACGAGGACAAGGTCATGCTGCGCCTCGGGGAGGTGGTCGCACGCCTCGGTCGCTTCGACGACGAGGCCGAAGCACGTGCCCACGAGGCGTTCGAGCGCTTCGTCTCGCTCGCACGCGCGTTCGGCGCGACGGTCATCGTCGCCGCGGCGACCGCGAGCTTCCGTGATGCCCAGAACGGGCGTGACGTCGCCGACGCGCTCGAGGCGCGAACCGGGGTGCACGTTCGTATCCTCACCGGTCACGAAGAGGCCAGCACGATCTTCTCGGCGGTGCGCTCGGCCGGCAGCATCGGCCAGGTCCCCGTCGTCGTGGCCGACCTCGGCGGAGGCAGCTTGGAGCTCGCGCTCGGGACCCAACGATCCCTCCTGCGCGCGCGCAGCCTCCCACTGGGTGTGGGCAAGCTGTCGGTGCGCTACCGCTGTAGCGACCCGCCACGGCACGACGAACTGGCTCGGATCCGGGCCCACGTCGAGGCGGTCGCCGGTGCCGAGCTCCGCGAGATGGCCTCGTTCGAGCCGCGCCGGCTGGTCCTGGCGAGCGGGACGTTCGCCGCGATCGCGAAGGTCGCGCGTCGACTCGGTCGCGTCGATCAGCTCGCCGACGGGCAGGTGTTGCGGGTCGTGGACGTCGCCTCCCTCACCGGTGCGCTCGATGCGATCGTGCGTGCCGATCGAGAGGCCCGCATCGACCGTCTCGGGATCGATCGGCGGCGCAGCGATACCGTCGTGCCGGGCGTCCTGATCGTTCGCGCCCTCCTCGATGAGCTCGGGGTCGACGAGGTGTGGACCAGTCGGTGGGCGCTTCGGGAGGGCCTGTTGATCCAGGCCGTGGAGGAGGGCGACGCCATGGGCTTCGCCTTCGACGCTGCCGAGCTCCGCGCTGGCTCGCTCCGACACCTCATGCGGAAGTACCAGATCGAGGAGGATCACGCCCGCGCTGTGGAGCGGCACGCACTCGCGCTCTTCGACGGACTGGGCGGTGCCCTCGAGCTCGTGCCCGAGGATCGTGACTTGCTCGCGGTGGCGGCGCTGCTGCACGACGTCGGTGCGTTCGTCTCGGGCCGGAACCACGACCGTCACGGTGCGTATCTGCTCGCGGCCGACCCACCACGCGGGCTGTCGGTGCGCGAGCGGCTGGTGGTCGAGGGCGTCGTCGGCTCGCACCGTCGCGGCGCGCCTCGTTCCCCCGACGCCCTCTCGACGGCCGATCGCGACCGTGTGGCTGCGCTCGCCGCACTCCTGCGCGTCGCCGATGGGCTCGATGCCTCCCACACCCAAGTGGTCGAAGGGGTCGAGGTCCAGCTCGAGGCGGACGAGATCCGTCTCGTGGTGCACGCCGACGAGGCGCTCGGTGCCGAGCGCGTTGCTCTCGAGACGAAGACCGAGCTGCTCAGCTCCCTCCTGGGGCGCAGAGTCGAACTCGACGTGGTGCCGGTGGCGCGAGATGGGGCGGCACGAGCGCGGTCCGTGCTCGACTGAGCGCTCGCACTCCGCGGTCGCGCTCACGGATCGGGGAGCAGGACACCAGGGTTCACGATGCCGTAGGGATCCCAGATCCCCTTCAGCGATCGGAGCGCCGCCTCGTCGATGGGGTCGAGGAGGAGCCGGGCCCAGCGACGTTTGGTGCGGCCGATCCCGTGTTCGGACGCGATGACGCCGCCGAGGGCCGCCACACGTGTGAGCACCGTCTCGTAGAGCGGACCGGGATCGGCCCCGTGTGCGATCGCGAGGTTGACGTGGCACGTCCCCTCGGCGAGATGGCCGAAGAGGACGGTGGCGCGCACCTCGTCGCGCTCGGCCACCAGGTCGAGGTGGGCCGCGAGCTCCCCGAGTGCCCCGAGTGGGACGGCGACGTCCAGCTTGACCGGGGTGCCGAAGCGCTCGGCGAGCAGCGGGAGCATCTCGCGCAGGTGCCAGAGCCGTGCCCTCTGGGAGGGGTCGGTCGCCACGTGGGCGTCGAGGTGGGCCGGTGCGAGCAGGAGGGGCCGATCGTCGTCGGGATAGGGACTCGTGAGCTGGAGGATGAGGAGGAGGGGATGCGGGTCGGGCGGGGTGAGGCCGGCGCTTCGGACGTCGGCCGTACGCACGAACTCGGCTGCCTCGAGCCACGGCGCAACGAGTGGCCGGAGCGTCTCGAAGAGGCTGACGAGGTCGACGAAGTCGTCAGCGCCGATGGCGATGGCGATGCGGGTGCGTGGGCGCGGGTGGACCCGGAGCGCGACGGCCGTGATGACGCCGTAGATGCCCTCGCTCCCGGCGACGAAGCGGCAGGTGTCGAGCCCGGCGGCCTTCGGAGGCCGACCGAT
Proteins encoded in this region:
- a CDS encoding Ppx/GppA phosphatase family protein; this translates as MGTLSAAAIDLGSNSFHLVVARVRPERLLEPVYEDKVMLRLGEVVARLGRFDDEAEARAHEAFERFVSLARAFGATVIVAAATASFRDAQNGRDVADALEARTGVHVRILTGHEEASTIFSAVRSAGSIGQVPVVVADLGGGSLELALGTQRSLLRARSLPLGVGKLSVRYRCSDPPRHDELARIRAHVEAVAGAELREMASFEPRRLVLASGTFAAIAKVARRLGRVDQLADGQVLRVVDVASLTGALDAIVRADREARIDRLGIDRRRSDTVVPGVLIVRALLDELGVDEVWTSRWALREGLLIQAVEEGDAMGFAFDAAELRAGSLRHLMRKYQIEEDHARAVERHALALFDGLGGALELVPEDRDLLAVAALLHDVGAFVSGRNHDRHGAYLLAADPPRGLSVRERLVVEGVVGSHRRGAPRSPDALSTADRDRVAALAALLRVADGLDASHTQVVEGVEVQLEADEIRLVVHADEALGAERVALETKTELLSSLLGRRVELDVVPVARDGAARARSVLD
- a CDS encoding CYTH domain-containing protein, encoding MSEGAIGTERELKFRPRDVDEARVLVARFRDRLGLPAAPAVTTTLESRYLDTADHQLARCGLGVRARWALEALDPEAARWTAKLALEEDDGTYVSVEFEVDGERERLPAEIAGRLRSVVGSARLVELARIRNHRTSWRDATGGVEIELDVVDVLAPRTGHFVEVEVEVADDEQLRALRRWVGAVPVSTTHKLGAALGQVVSVDPECVARVRALLEAPSDPGWCEEPAPWAR
- a CDS encoding FAD-binding oxidoreductase gives rise to the protein MAAASDAARVLDEANVDWTDDPAALEPINLDWTATTRGDAAALARPADAPAVARLLEAAGSARVAITIQGGRTSLVAGAVPHPGAIAVSTERLRRIVRLEPATMTVVAEAGVTLADLDAELEAAGLEVGIDLGSRANATLGGLVATNAGGQRVVRYGSTANQLVHVDLVDGLGRTHRRIGRPPKAAGLDTCRFVAGSEGIYGVITAVALRVHPRPRTRIAIAIGADDFVDLVSLFETLRPLVAPWLEAAEFVRTADVRSAGLTPPDPHPLLLILQLTSPYPDDDRPLLLAPAHLDAHVATDPSQRARLWHLREMLPLLAERFGTPVKLDVAVPLGALGELAAHLDLVAERDEVRATVLFGHLAEGTCHVNLAIAHGADPGPLYETVLTRVAALGGVIASEHGIGRTKRRWARLLLDPIDEAALRSLKGIWDPYGIVNPGVLLPDP